Genomic window (Dyadobacter fanqingshengii):
CACCACCGGCAGGCCCGGGACAGCGAACAGGCGGGGCTGGTACGGCAAAATATCTCAAAGATGAGATGATCGCGCTGGCGAAATACCCACTGGGTTTCGATCCCGGCAGCGAGTGGAGTTACCATATCAGCACCAATATGCTGGCATATATGGTGGAGCTCATTTCTGGTAAAAGTCTGCGTGAATATGTTAAATCAACGGTTTTGGATCCATTGGGAATGACTGAAACGGACTGGTATTATGAATCTTCGAAAATGAACCGGTTTGTGAAGGCTTATAGCGATATTGACGGCAAACTGGTGCCGCAATCCAACAAATTCAGCGAGACCACGATCAGCCCGGTTCAAACTTATGCGGAGGGAGCTATCGGCCTGAATGGACCTATTGGCGACTATGCCAAGTTTTGCCAAATGCTGCTCAATAAAGGCGAGTACAATGGCAAGCGTATCCTTAAACCGGAGACCATTGAGCTGATGACCAAGGTGAACCGCTTACCTACAGAGAACTCCGGTGGAAAAGGGTTTCAGTTCGGGCTTGGCTTTGAACTCTATAATGCAGAAAAGAAACCGGTTCCGGAAGTTTCCAACACCGCATTTGCCTGGGGAGGATTGTACGGTACGGACTACATTATCGATCCCGAAAACAATATGATTGTGCTGTTTTACTTGAATATGCCCAAGCACGAGCCGATGTATAAACCATTTCTTAGTAAAGCTTATCAACTGTTTAAATAATGTTCCATACTTACAATTTCCTGACAAAATGTTTGAGAAAGCCTTTATTAGGGGCTTTCTCATTGTTCATTGCCTTTCTGCCAATTCGCCCATTATTAGCGCAAACGCCTAAAAAGCCGGAAAGTAACCGGTTCACCAAGGTCGTTCTTGCCCAGCGGCTTGAAGAGCCCATGCAGTTTCAAATTTTAAAAGATGGCAGGGTACTTTATGCGGAGCGGAAGGGTAAGTTGAAGGTTTATGACCCAAAGTCGCAGACTATGGAAATGGTGGCTGAGTTTGCCGTCAGTACAAAATATGTAAACAAAGCGGGCGAAGTCACCGAAGGGGAAGATGGAATGCAGGGAGTCATTTTAGATCCTGATTATGACAAAAATCATTGGATTTACATTTACTATTCCCTTGCTGGCGACGAGGCGAAAAACGTGCTGGTCCGTTACGAATGGCATGGTAAGGAGTTACTGGAAAGCTCGCGAAAGGTGGTTATGGAAGTGCCCGTTCAGCGTGAAGAATGCTGTCACGTAGGTGGCGGAATGCTTTTCGATAAAGATAAAAACCTTTATCTGACTACGGGGGACAATACATTTTCCCGCGCTTCCGACGGTTTTGCTCCCCTTGATGAAAGACCGGGGGAATCACCCCGCGACTCCCAGAAGTCATCTCCGAACACGAATGATTTGAGAGGGAAAATCTTGCGTATTCACCCTGAACCAGACGGAACGTACACCATTCCAAAAGGCAACCTTTTTCCTCCGGGAACGCCGCAGACCAAACCTGAGATTTACACGATGGGCAACAGAAACCCCTGGCGGCCAACGATCGATTCGAAAACCGGATGGCTCTACTGGGGAGAAGTAGGCCCGGATGGTTCCCGCGATGACATCGAAAAACGCGGACCGCAATCCTATGATGAATTCAACCGAGCCAAAGGACCGGGTTTCTACGGATGGCCGTATTTTGTTGCCAATAATAAAGCTTACGTAAAATATGACTTCGCCACCAAAGTTTCCGGCCAGCCTTTTGATGCTGCTCATCCTGTCAACAATTCTCCAAACAGCAGCGGCTTAAAGGAGCTTCCAGCTGCACAGCCTGCGTTTATATGGTATTCAAAAGCGCAAAGCCAGGAATTTCCGCTGATGGAAAGCGGGGGTAACAGCGCAGTGGGCGGGCCGGTATTCCGAAAAGATGATTTCAAAAATGTATCACGATTATTTCCCGAATACTATGAAGGAAAATGGTTTATCACCGATTGGGTACGGGGCTGGATCAATGTGGTGGAAATGGATGAAAACGGCGAATACAAATCGATGGAGCGATTTCTGCCCGATCTGAAACTAAAAGGGCCGATTGACATGAAATTCGGGCCTGACGGTGACCTGTATGTGCTGGAATATGGAAACGGATATTTCAAAGACAACCCGGAGGCAGAACTGATACGGATCGAATACAACAGCGGGAACAGAAAACCATTGGTAGAAGCATCAGCCAGCAAAACCGCAGGTGCGCTTCCCATGCAAGTCACGCTATCTTCGGAAGGCACGAAAGACTTTGATGAAGACGAAGCGCTGCAATATGAATGGGTTGTCAGGAAAAACAATGCAGTTTTCAAAACGCTGAAAGAGGCAAATCCGTCAATCACTTTTACCACGCCGGGCACTTATCAGGCAACCCTGACTGTGACGGACAAAGCGGGGGAGAAAAATACCAAATCGGTTGAAATGAAAGCAGGTAATGAACCTCCGCTGGTGGAATTTAAAATAACCAAAGGAAACTCCACCTTCTATTTTCCAGGAAAAAGCATTGACTATGAGGTGCGTGTAAGCGACAAGGAAGATGGCAGTCTGGCAAACAAGAAAATAGCGCCTTCTCAGGTATCTGTCAGTACCAACTATCTGTCAGAAGGTTTTAACTTAACCCGGATCGCACAAAAGCAAATGCGTGTAGATGCTTCGGCGCAATATGCAACCGCGATTTCGCTGATCAATAATGGCGATTGCAAGGCTTGTCACGCGATTAAAGAAAAGGTGCTGGGGCCTTCTTTTACAGCTATATCTGCGAAATACAAGGGTGATCCAACCGCGGTGGCAGGTTTGTCCAAGAAGATTTTAAATGGCGGTTCCGGCGTTTGGGGAGACGCATTCATGCCCGCACACCCAACCATGGCGGAAAGCGATGTGAAAGGCATTGTCCGCTACATTATGAGCTTGTCGGATGCGCCCAAACCGGCCAAAACATTACCTGTAAAAGGCACTTATACGACAGCTGTTCCCAAGGGGGATACAGAAGGCAGCTTCATATTCCGCGCCGCATACGCAGATCGGGGTACAAAAACAGCGTCCTCCCAATCCTCCGAAGCAACTGTTATTCTTCGAAATCCAGTAGTGCCGGTCACCCTTGCCGACCAGGTCAAAGAGATCAATTTTAACAATGACAGTACGATGGCATTTGTGAGAAATTCCGGCGCGTCTTTCAGGCTAAAAGGAACTGATCTGACGGGCATCAAACAAATTGAAATGATCCGTGCTTCCGGGCGGAATGCACCGACACCTCCTTCCGGAACGATAGAGGCACATGCAGGCAGCGCAGATGGAATTCTGTTAGGTAAGTTTTCCGGTGAATACAGTGATAAGATGATCCTAGACATTGCTGCCGGAGCAGTATCAGGTGTAAAAGATGTTTATTTTGTCTTTACCGGAGCGCCAATCAGAATCAAAGCAATTCGGTTTGGCGCAGGTGAATAAATCAATCCATATCAAATTATATAGTTGTGTATAAGCATATTTTTAACGGTGTCTTCTTGGCGATAATCGGGACCAGTTCCTTTGCCCAGAATGCGCCGACCATCATCCCGATTGAAACCAGACAGAATGTTTTGGTCCTGCAAACAGACAAGGAAAATCATCTTGGAATAACCTATTTCGGAAAGAAATTAAGTCAGGCAGCGGAGTACAAACTCATCCCATCGCAGAGCCGCCAACGTGACGGAAATGCGGGGATTTACAACTCAGCTTATACTCCGGCAGGAACATGGAATGTCTCCGAACCAGCGCTGCAACTTACGCATGGCGACGGAAATAAATCATTGGATCTTGTTTATGTGAGCCACAACAAGGCAAAGGAAAATGACAATGTAAGTGTTACGAGCATTGTGTTGAAAGACCCGGTTTACGCAGTGGAAGTAACCCTTTTTTACAAAACCTATTTCCAGGAAAATGTAGTAGAGCAATGGAGCGTGATCAAAAGTGAAGAAAAGAAACCCATTACGCTTGAAAAATACGCTTCTGCCAATCTCTATTTCATTGCAAAAGATTATTACCTGACGCATTACAACGGCACCTGGGCCAAAGAAATGAATCCGGAAGAGGAGTTATTGACAGCCGGAATCCGGGTGCTGGATTCCAAACTAGGAACACGCGCCAATCTTTATCAGCCACCTACTTTTTCACTTTCATTTGATAAACCGGCTACGGAAAACGAAGGGAAAGTTTTACTGGCAACATTGGCCTGGTCAGGCAATTTCAAGATGGAATTTGAGGTTGACTCGTATCATAATTTACGATTGATCGCAGGAATAAATCCTTATTCCTCAGAATATCCGCTCGCTTCAAAACAGGAATTTAAAACACCGTCTTTTATCTACACATTCTCAGAAAACGGAAAAGGAGAAGCCAGCCGCAACCTGCATAACTGGGCCAGAAAATATCGGATACTCGATGGAGAAGGTACGAGAATGACACTTCTGAATAATTGGGAAGCCACTTATTTTGATTTCAACGAAGCTAAACTTTCTGAGCTTTTCAAAGATGGCAAGAAGCTGGGCGTTGATCTGTTTTTGCTGGACGACGGCTGGTTTGCTAATAAATATCCAAGAAACAGTGACGGGGCTGGCTTGGGGGACTGGCAGGAAAACGTTAAGAAATTGCCAAATGGGATTGGTTATCTGGTGAAGGAAGCGCAGAAAACAGGAATCAAATTTGGGATCTGGGTTGAGCCGGAAATGGTAAATCCAAAAAGTGAGTTGTATGAAAAACATCCGGACTGGGTGATCAAACAACCGCAGCGCCCGGAACATTACATGCGAAACCAGCTTCCGCTGGATTTGTCAAATCCGGAAGTTCAGGATTTTGTGTATGGTATTCTGGATAAACTCTTCACCGAAAATCCGGACATTGCCTACATTAAATGGGACTGCAACGCAACCACATTCAATCCCTACTCCGCTTACCTTGAAAAAAACAAGCACGCACAGTCCAAGCTTTTTGTGGATTATGTAAAAGGCTTATATAAAGTATTGGAAAAGCTGCGCGCAAAATATCCAAAAGTCCCGATGATGCTTTGCTCCGGCGGCGGTGGTCGTGTCGATTATGAAGCGTTGAAATATTTCACAGAATTCTGGCCCAGCGATAATACGGATCCTTTGGAAAGGATTTTTATGCAATGGGAATATTCTTATTTCTTTCCGTCAATCGCACTTAGCGCGCACGTAACGGATTGGGGAAAACAACCTTTAAAATTTCGTACGGATGTGGCCATGATGGGCCGGCTGGGTTATGACATTGTGGTAAGTCATTTGAATGAAAAGGATCTGCAATTCAGTCAGCAGGCGGTTGTTAATTACAACGCAGTAAAAGACATCATTTTTCAGGGCGATCTTTTCCGATTGGTTGATCCCAAGAAAAATGATTACGCTGCGCTGATGTATGCGACGAAAAGCAAATCGAAAGCCATTCTATTCTCCTATTTGGTTGGAAACAGGAACGGAGCCGGCTCCGATACGCCGATCCGCCTGGAAGGTTTGGATGCTTCCAAAAACTATAAAGTGCGAGAGTTGAATCTCTATCCCGGGACGAAATCTGCTATCAAGGAAGATCAAGTTTATTCCGGGGAATATTTGATGACGGCGGGATTTAATCCGGTTGTGAATGCAAGAAGGACGAGCGTGGTGTTGGAGATTGAGGCAATGTAGCTTCATCGTTGCTGAAAGCAGAATTCCGGCCGAAATGCTCCAACTGCCCCATCATCTCATCCTTCTCCCCAACATTTTCAAGAACTTGTCCTTACAGTTGCCACCTTATGGTACTTCACTTATGTACTATAAGTGTTTTCGAGCCGCCTTGCCATACTAGTCTGCTCGCAACCGCTCTATTGGATTTGCGGTGGCAGCATTATACACCTTCGATCCGATAATCAGAACACAGCAAAGTATGACAGTCAATAAAGTGATAATATAAGGTCCTGGGCCCGCAACCGGATGATATTTGAAGATAAACCGGAAGATAAATTTACTGGTAAATAAGTAGCCAAAAACGGCGCCAACTACAAATGAAAGCAACAGGATACGCACAAATCGATGGTTGACTAATGCAATTATTTGTAGCACCGAAGCTCCTAGGACCTTGCGCATTCCGATCTCTTTGCTGCGTTTGTCGATGTTCAATGAGATCTGGGCAAATAGGCCGGATGCAGAAAGAAGTAAC
Coding sequences:
- a CDS encoding alpha-galactosidase, translated to MYKHIFNGVFLAIIGTSSFAQNAPTIIPIETRQNVLVLQTDKENHLGITYFGKKLSQAAEYKLIPSQSRQRDGNAGIYNSAYTPAGTWNVSEPALQLTHGDGNKSLDLVYVSHNKAKENDNVSVTSIVLKDPVYAVEVTLFYKTYFQENVVEQWSVIKSEEKKPITLEKYASANLYFIAKDYYLTHYNGTWAKEMNPEEELLTAGIRVLDSKLGTRANLYQPPTFSLSFDKPATENEGKVLLATLAWSGNFKMEFEVDSYHNLRLIAGINPYSSEYPLASKQEFKTPSFIYTFSENGKGEASRNLHNWARKYRILDGEGTRMTLLNNWEATYFDFNEAKLSELFKDGKKLGVDLFLLDDGWFANKYPRNSDGAGLGDWQENVKKLPNGIGYLVKEAQKTGIKFGIWVEPEMVNPKSELYEKHPDWVIKQPQRPEHYMRNQLPLDLSNPEVQDFVYGILDKLFTENPDIAYIKWDCNATTFNPYSAYLEKNKHAQSKLFVDYVKGLYKVLEKLRAKYPKVPMMLCSGGGGRVDYEALKYFTEFWPSDNTDPLERIFMQWEYSYFFPSIALSAHVTDWGKQPLKFRTDVAMMGRLGYDIVVSHLNEKDLQFSQQAVVNYNAVKDIIFQGDLFRLVDPKKNDYAALMYATKSKSKAILFSYLVGNRNGAGSDTPIRLEGLDASKNYKVRELNLYPGTKSAIKEDQVYSGEYLMTAGFNPVVNARRTSVVLEIEAM
- a CDS encoding serine hydrolase domain-containing protein, translated to MKKIYLSIALLAAVTSTIAQQKSPAPQELNYKADLKATGTSEDKIKRIDSLLQSFIDQKKASSIVGFVAKGGNVVYNKAFGYKDVENKVPAAVDDYYILFSQTKAVTTVAFMTLVEKGLVSVDDPVSKYFPEISDKVATVIKEDGTFETRPVKTPMTFAHLMSHSSGISAGLVGKARRVEMEKKSAAATSGATPPAGPGQRTGGAGTAKYLKDEMIALAKYPLGFDPGSEWSYHISTNMLAYMVELISGKSLREYVKSTVLDPLGMTETDWYYESSKMNRFVKAYSDIDGKLVPQSNKFSETTISPVQTYAEGAIGLNGPIGDYAKFCQMLLNKGEYNGKRILKPETIELMTKVNRLPTENSGGKGFQFGLGFELYNAEKKPVPEVSNTAFAWGGLYGTDYIIDPENNMIVLFYLNMPKHEPMYKPFLSKAYQLFK
- a CDS encoding PQQ-dependent sugar dehydrogenase codes for the protein MFHTYNFLTKCLRKPLLGAFSLFIAFLPIRPLLAQTPKKPESNRFTKVVLAQRLEEPMQFQILKDGRVLYAERKGKLKVYDPKSQTMEMVAEFAVSTKYVNKAGEVTEGEDGMQGVILDPDYDKNHWIYIYYSLAGDEAKNVLVRYEWHGKELLESSRKVVMEVPVQREECCHVGGGMLFDKDKNLYLTTGDNTFSRASDGFAPLDERPGESPRDSQKSSPNTNDLRGKILRIHPEPDGTYTIPKGNLFPPGTPQTKPEIYTMGNRNPWRPTIDSKTGWLYWGEVGPDGSRDDIEKRGPQSYDEFNRAKGPGFYGWPYFVANNKAYVKYDFATKVSGQPFDAAHPVNNSPNSSGLKELPAAQPAFIWYSKAQSQEFPLMESGGNSAVGGPVFRKDDFKNVSRLFPEYYEGKWFITDWVRGWINVVEMDENGEYKSMERFLPDLKLKGPIDMKFGPDGDLYVLEYGNGYFKDNPEAELIRIEYNSGNRKPLVEASASKTAGALPMQVTLSSEGTKDFDEDEALQYEWVVRKNNAVFKTLKEANPSITFTTPGTYQATLTVTDKAGEKNTKSVEMKAGNEPPLVEFKITKGNSTFYFPGKSIDYEVRVSDKEDGSLANKKIAPSQVSVSTNYLSEGFNLTRIAQKQMRVDASAQYATAISLINNGDCKACHAIKEKVLGPSFTAISAKYKGDPTAVAGLSKKILNGGSGVWGDAFMPAHPTMAESDVKGIVRYIMSLSDAPKPAKTLPVKGTYTTAVPKGDTEGSFIFRAAYADRGTKTASSQSSEATVILRNPVVPVTLADQVKEINFNNDSTMAFVRNSGASFRLKGTDLTGIKQIEMIRASGRNAPTPPSGTIEAHAGSADGILLGKFSGEYSDKMILDIAAGAVSGVKDVYFVFTGAPIRIKAIRFGAGE